Proteins encoded within one genomic window of Argiope bruennichi chromosome 7, qqArgBrue1.1, whole genome shotgun sequence:
- the LOC129975015 gene encoding gastrula zinc finger protein XlCGF7.1-like, producing MCSEVFSSQEYMIPQILTDIKEKPFVCDVCNRGFSFRGSLKRHLRTHTKDNLCACNVCYKTFSVLGSLKDHLRTHTKEKPYVCDICSKAFYRKGNLTAHLRTHTKEKPYICEICSKTFSQRSNLKTHLRTHTKEKPYVCEICSEAFSQKVDLKNHLYTHKKEKPYICEICNKACSQKRSLKIHLRTHTNEKPYICEVCNKAFTLRGSLKIHLRTHTNEKPYICEACNKAFTVIESLKIHIRTHTKEKPYICEICHKAFPGRRHLMIHLRTHTNEKPYVCEICSKAFYVPGNLKKHLSTHIKEKLHI from the coding sequence ATGTGTAGTGAAGTCTTTTCTTCGCAGGAATATATGATACCACAAATCTTGACGGATATTAAAGAGAAACCATTTGTTTGTGATGTGTGCAACAGAGGGTTCTCTTTTCGAGGAagtttaaagagacatttaaggacgcatacgaaagatAATCTGTGTGCTTGTAATGTgtgttataaaacattttctgtgtTAGGAAGTTTAAAGGACCATTTacggacgcatacgaaagagaaaccgtatgtttgtgataTTTGCAGTAAAGCTTTTTATCGAAAAGGAAATTTAACGGCCCATTTACGGACGcacacgaaagagaaaccgtacaTTTGTGAGATATGCAGTAAAACGTTTTCTCAACGATcaaatttaaagacacatttacggacgcatacgaaagagaaaccgtatgtttgtgagatttgcagtgAAGCTTTTTCTCAAAAAGTTGATCTAAAGAACCATTTATATACGCATAAgaaagagaaaccatatatttgtgagatatgcaaTAAAGCGTGTTctcaaaaaagaagtttaaagatacatttaaggacgcatacaaatgagaaaccatatatttgtgagGTATGCAACAAAGCGTTTACTCTAAGAGGaagtttaaagatacatttaaggacgcatacgaatgagaaaccatatatttgtgagGCATGCAACAAAGCGTTTACTGTAATAGAAAGTTTAAAGATACATATAAGGacacatacgaaagagaaaccttaTATTTGTGAGATATGCCATAAAGCGTTTCCTGGACGAAGACACTTAATGATACATTTAAGAACGCACACGAatgagaaaccgtatgtttgtgagataTGCAGTAAAGCGTTTTATGTGCcaggaaatttaaagaaacatttaagtaCGCATATAAAAGAGAAACTGCACATTtga